One window from the genome of [Mycobacterium] stephanolepidis encodes:
- a CDS encoding NAD(P)H-dependent amine dehydrogenase family protein, whose amino-acid sequence MVYRVVQWATGEVGKAAIHAVLVHPELQLVGCWVHSPQKTGVDVGEIIGHAPVGVTTTNSLEDILALDADCVIYSPLLPNPSEVSALLASGKNVVTPVGWFYPDSSGLDLDATARQAGVTLHGTGIDPGGITDLYPLIFSSMTSAVTYVRAEEYSDIRTYGALDVIRHIMKFGGTPEEAISGPMPKLLGGGFKQSLRMILDGMGFAEVEIRPNLKVAVATADIDSPIGTIKPGCVAGQQFSWEAFVGDQAVVRIAVNWLMGEEHLEPAWSFGPTGPRYEVEVHGTPSSSCTITGFHPHSVEARLVANEGVVATAAHCVNSVPYVCRAEPGLKSYLDLPLIAGRAHPRLHR is encoded by the coding sequence ATGGTCTATCGAGTGGTTCAGTGGGCGACGGGCGAAGTGGGCAAGGCAGCAATCCACGCAGTGCTCGTCCATCCGGAACTGCAGCTGGTGGGGTGCTGGGTGCACTCGCCGCAGAAGACCGGCGTCGACGTCGGCGAGATCATCGGCCACGCACCCGTCGGCGTCACAACGACCAACAGCCTGGAGGACATCCTCGCTCTGGACGCCGACTGCGTGATCTATAGCCCGCTACTTCCCAATCCGTCCGAGGTCTCGGCATTACTCGCCTCGGGAAAGAACGTGGTTACCCCGGTGGGTTGGTTCTACCCAGACAGTTCGGGCCTCGACTTGGACGCCACCGCCCGCCAGGCTGGAGTAACGCTGCACGGCACGGGAATTGACCCCGGCGGCATCACCGATCTTTATCCGCTGATCTTCTCGTCTATGACATCGGCCGTAACGTACGTGCGTGCTGAGGAGTACTCAGACATCCGCACCTATGGCGCTCTCGACGTCATCCGACACATCATGAAGTTCGGCGGCACTCCCGAAGAAGCTATCAGCGGCCCCATGCCCAAACTGTTGGGCGGCGGGTTCAAACAGTCCCTGCGAATGATCCTCGATGGCATGGGTTTCGCAGAGGTGGAGATCCGCCCCAACCTCAAAGTCGCCGTCGCCACCGCGGACATCGACTCTCCGATCGGTACCATCAAACCCGGATGCGTTGCCGGTCAGCAATTCTCGTGGGAGGCATTCGTCGGGGACCAGGCGGTAGTACGAATCGCCGTGAACTGGCTGATGGGCGAAGAACACCTGGAACCCGCCTGGTCCTTCGGCCCGACCGGCCCGCGCTACGAGGTCGAGGTGCACGGCACTCCCTCCTCATCGTGCACGATCACCGGCTTTCATCCCCACAGCGTCGAGGCCAGGCTCGTCGCCAACGAGGGCGTGGTCGCGACAGCCGCGCACTGCGTCAACTCGGTGCCCTATGTATGCAGGGCCGAGCCGGGACTCAAGTCATACCTTGATCTTCCGCTCATCGCGGGCAGGGCGCATCCTCGGCTCCATCGGTGA
- a CDS encoding TIGR03621 family F420-dependent LLM class oxidoreductase produces the protein MIRHGFRFGTNLISHGDPAQIHDQVRQAEDCGVDVVVVPDHLGVGAPFPVMLAAASASTNVRVGSFVLTTGFYSPRLLARDIATIDRLTGGRVEIGLGAGYVEQEYEAAGVPFLSPAGRVQQLADALGALRGLLSSPQHWPRPVQSPVPIMIAGKGDKILKLAAQQADIVAISDAKTNADLAERAAYVLAAAGQRTDTPELNLGIFDVAIDRAPDLGLMRVYRPHDSDEQLLASPTLLHGSKGELIERIIVLREELGISYLTYMGVDPRGLKDFHALIAALR, from the coding sequence GTGATTAGACACGGATTTCGGTTTGGGACGAATCTGATCTCCCACGGCGACCCTGCCCAGATCCACGATCAGGTGCGACAGGCCGAGGATTGCGGAGTGGACGTCGTCGTGGTTCCCGATCACCTTGGTGTGGGTGCGCCCTTCCCGGTGATGCTTGCCGCCGCGAGCGCCTCGACGAACGTCCGGGTCGGAAGCTTCGTACTGACTACCGGTTTCTATTCGCCGCGTCTACTTGCGCGCGATATCGCCACGATTGACCGGCTCACCGGCGGCCGCGTCGAGATCGGATTGGGTGCCGGTTATGTCGAGCAGGAGTACGAGGCGGCGGGAGTGCCGTTCCTGAGTCCCGCCGGACGCGTGCAGCAGCTCGCCGATGCTCTCGGTGCGCTGCGGGGGTTGCTTTCGAGCCCGCAGCACTGGCCGCGGCCAGTCCAGTCACCCGTGCCGATCATGATCGCGGGCAAGGGGGACAAGATCCTGAAACTCGCGGCGCAGCAGGCCGATATCGTTGCGATCTCCGATGCGAAGACGAACGCCGATCTCGCCGAACGTGCTGCGTACGTGCTGGCGGCGGCCGGTCAACGCACTGACACGCCGGAACTGAACTTGGGGATATTTGATGTTGCCATCGACCGTGCACCGGATCTGGGGCTGATGCGTGTCTACCGGCCACATGATTCCGACGAACAGTTACTCGCCTCTCCTACGCTGTTGCACGGATCCAAAGGGGAGCTCATCGAGCGGATCATCGTGCTTCGCGAAGAACTGGGCATTTCCTATCTGACGTACATGGGAGTAGATCCACGCGGCCTCAAGGATTTTCATGCGCTGATTGCCGCTCTCAGATAG
- a CDS encoding pyridoxamine 5'-phosphate oxidase family protein has product MTPDSQPVTLLEKYESWTLLSSAKLGRLVVVIDGRPEIFPINFVTQRGTVLFRTAEGTKLFGAVVSDEVLFEADDHNDIGGWSVVVRGAAQVLNSSADIDEADQGGLYPWIPTVKLHYVRVIPAQITGRRFVFGHEPDGGHVPG; this is encoded by the coding sequence ATGACGCCCGATTCGCAACCCGTGACCCTGCTGGAAAAGTACGAAAGCTGGACGCTGCTGTCGAGTGCCAAGCTGGGCAGATTGGTCGTGGTGATCGATGGAAGACCTGAGATCTTCCCGATCAACTTCGTGACCCAACGTGGCACCGTACTGTTCCGGACGGCCGAGGGCACCAAGCTTTTCGGTGCCGTCGTGAGCGACGAGGTGCTGTTCGAGGCGGACGATCACAACGACATCGGTGGCTGGAGTGTCGTGGTGCGTGGCGCGGCACAGGTACTGAACTCGTCGGCCGATATCGACGAGGCCGACCAGGGTGGTCTCTATCCGTGGATACCCACTGTGAAGCTGCATTACGTGCGCGTCATCCCGGCGCAGATCACCGGCCGCCGTTTCGTTTTCGGACACGAGCCGGACGGCGGCCACGTTCCGGGCTAG
- a CDS encoding Fpg/Nei family DNA glycosylase — translation MPELPEVEALADHLRRHATGATIGRVDVSAFSVLKTFDPPVTSLHGHTVTGATRWGKYLGLQVGSHYLITHLSRAGWLRWSDKLAPAPLKPGKGPIALRVHLGTPGEAPGFDLTEAGTQKRLAVWVVADPAAVPQIAALGPDALSLTATGLADILSGTTARLKNVITDQRVIAGIGNAYSDEILHVAKLSPFASGKTLTEGQLTALYEAMQSVLADAVQRSVGQQAATLKGEKRSGLRVHARTGMPCPVCGDLVREVSFADKSFQYCPTCQTGGKVLADRRLSRLLK, via the coding sequence ATGCCCGAACTACCCGAAGTCGAGGCGCTCGCTGACCATCTGCGTCGTCACGCCACCGGGGCCACCATCGGCCGCGTCGATGTCTCGGCATTCTCGGTGCTCAAGACCTTCGATCCCCCGGTCACGTCCCTGCATGGCCACACGGTGACGGGTGCGACGCGTTGGGGCAAGTACCTGGGCCTTCAGGTTGGCAGTCACTACCTCATCACTCATTTGTCGCGAGCAGGGTGGCTGCGCTGGTCGGACAAGCTGGCTCCCGCGCCGCTCAAACCGGGCAAGGGGCCCATCGCGCTGCGGGTTCATCTTGGAACGCCCGGCGAGGCACCGGGATTCGACCTCACCGAAGCCGGCACTCAAAAGCGGTTGGCCGTGTGGGTCGTGGCAGACCCGGCCGCTGTGCCGCAGATCGCCGCACTGGGGCCCGACGCGCTCTCGCTGACCGCCACCGGATTGGCCGACATCCTGTCCGGCACCACCGCACGTCTGAAGAATGTGATCACTGACCAGCGGGTGATTGCCGGGATCGGCAACGCCTACAGCGATGAGATCCTGCATGTGGCCAAACTGTCCCCTTTCGCCAGTGGAAAGACCCTCACCGAGGGGCAACTCACGGCACTGTATGAGGCCATGCAGTCGGTTCTCGCCGATGCTGTGCAGCGCAGTGTGGGACAACAGGCGGCGACTCTCAAGGGGGAGAAGCGATCCGGACTGCGGGTGCATGCCCGTACCGGGATGCCCTGCCCGGTGTGTGGCGACCTGGTGCGAGAGGTGTCGTTCGCCGACAAATCGTTCCAGTACTGCCCGACATGCCAGACCGGCGGCAAGGTGCTGGCCGACCGTCGGCTCTCGCGGCTCCTCAAATAA
- a CDS encoding TetR/AcrR family transcriptional regulator: MKVSRSSHRGRTRDHGEIRRRILDAAEECLLEHGYEARLHALIAKKAGLSRPTVYKHVGDQAAIIEALFHREFLRFGEILEPVFATAKTPRTGFIDAIVRIVQHGRHHPLLQKGLKENPEQVLPYLTVKARPFIDQTTVLLAPYFRKLLTDEQLATIDVKAAAEWSFRIAASLLVTPGVVETQTDEQLGDFIGNLLTVSAITEGISAVLTPNSAAS; the protein is encoded by the coding sequence ATGAAAGTGAGCCGGTCGAGCCATCGCGGCCGCACGCGCGATCACGGCGAGATTCGCCGCCGCATCCTCGATGCCGCCGAAGAATGCTTGCTGGAGCACGGCTATGAGGCGCGCCTGCATGCGCTGATCGCCAAGAAGGCCGGTTTGTCGAGGCCCACCGTCTACAAGCACGTGGGTGATCAGGCCGCGATCATCGAGGCACTGTTTCATCGGGAGTTTCTCCGGTTCGGCGAAATACTGGAGCCCGTCTTCGCGACCGCGAAGACCCCCCGCACCGGATTTATCGACGCCATCGTGCGCATCGTTCAGCACGGTCGCCATCATCCGTTGCTGCAGAAGGGGCTCAAGGAGAACCCCGAGCAGGTGTTGCCTTATCTGACCGTCAAGGCGCGCCCGTTCATCGATCAGACGACCGTGCTGCTGGCCCCGTACTTCCGCAAGTTGCTCACCGACGAGCAGTTGGCCACTATCGACGTCAAGGCCGCCGCCGAGTGGAGCTTCCGGATCGCCGCCTCGTTGTTGGTGACTCCCGGAGTGGTCGAGACTCAGACCGACGAGCAGCTGGGTGACTTCATCGGCAACTTGCTCACCGTATCGGCGATCACCGAGGGGATCTCGGCGGTGTTGACTCCTAATTCGGCTGCTTCCTAA
- a CDS encoding SDR family oxidoreductase, with translation MTRQKILITGASSGLGAEMARQFAAKGRDLALCARRTEALEELKAELLAANPGIKVAVRSLDVTDHDSVPVVFGELRDELGGLDRVVVNAGIAKGWHLGGGKSWANIQTIETNLIGALVQIEASLALFKEQGRGHLVLISSVTAAKGLPGTKAAYAASKAGLSSLGESLRAEYASGPIKVSTIEPGYIQTDLSAKSPTTPMMVDTKTGVTAMVDAIEREPGRAAVPRWPWAPVTLIMRLIPPRLAGRLA, from the coding sequence GTGACGCGACAGAAGATCCTGATTACCGGGGCAAGCTCTGGCCTGGGCGCCGAGATGGCCCGTCAGTTCGCCGCGAAGGGACGCGACCTGGCGCTGTGCGCCCGGCGCACCGAGGCGCTGGAAGAACTCAAGGCCGAGCTGTTGGCCGCCAACCCGGGCATCAAGGTCGCGGTGCGGTCCCTGGATGTCACCGACCATGACTCGGTGCCGGTGGTCTTCGGCGAGCTGCGCGACGAGCTCGGCGGTCTGGATCGCGTGGTTGTGAACGCCGGAATCGCCAAGGGCTGGCATCTGGGCGGCGGCAAGTCGTGGGCCAACATCCAAACCATCGAAACCAATCTCATCGGTGCGCTGGTGCAGATCGAGGCGTCGCTCGCCCTGTTCAAAGAGCAGGGGCGCGGGCACCTGGTGCTTATCTCGTCGGTGACCGCTGCCAAGGGGCTACCGGGTACGAAGGCCGCGTATGCGGCCAGCAAGGCCGGCCTCTCCTCGCTGGGTGAGTCGCTGCGCGCCGAATATGCCAGTGGCCCAATCAAGGTCAGCACCATCGAGCCGGGCTACATCCAGACCGACCTGAGCGCCAAATCGCCGACCACGCCGATGATGGTGGACACCAAGACCGGTGTGACGGCCATGGTGGATGCCATCGAGAGGGAGCCCGGCCGCGCCGCGGTGCCGCGCTGGCCGTGGGCCCCGGTGACCTTGATCATGCGCCTGATTCCGCCGCGTTTGGCCGGGCGCCTGGCCTAA
- a CDS encoding DUF4873 domain-containing protein translates to MMDDDDLYDGPALITAGEFTVESRVRLIGFFNPLDGKFHWQGTIYAKPEGGELKGGTQVTIAVGETSAPGRITEQTPWGHFSVAGVGAPPYPLPEIELDVAN, encoded by the coding sequence ATGATGGATGACGACGATCTGTACGACGGCCCTGCGCTCATCACCGCGGGAGAGTTCACCGTCGAGTCCCGGGTGCGGCTGATCGGGTTCTTCAACCCGCTGGATGGCAAGTTCCACTGGCAGGGAACGATTTACGCCAAACCCGAGGGCGGAGAGCTCAAGGGCGGAACCCAGGTCACCATCGCCGTGGGCGAGACCAGCGCACCTGGGCGCATCACCGAGCAGACCCCCTGGGGCCACTTCTCGGTCGCGGGTGTCGGCGCACCGCCGTACCCGTTACCCGAGATCGAGCTCGACGTCGCCAACTGA
- a CDS encoding histidine phosphatase family protein, producing MRESKTRAMSRVLTTVIAALVFSIVTAVVAWAADPMTITFVRYGESEGNASGKIDTSVPGPHLTATGQQQAKDVADKLGGGFDGIYASDMIRTQETAKPMEDKLGQKATVLGGLREIGAGIFEGQSEKEGIGRIGYIAAPLLWTLGARFVPVPGGEDGNAFDARVDDSVKTIYENGDRNAVVYSHGATIMFWVMMNVDNPDPTLLLSDPLSNTSVVKVEGTPEGGWTLKEWNGKPVNQNPSLPTKLFVDFRNFFVQPQTTAYRIQQAIATGDISKVADEVAKGVVDVIRSTVHFPVAVARDVVNEVRGTLPKVLDQSVKPEAAVAESKVTENKSTAVRESNANTEPHESKLSDTKVVEAKKTATVVEAATEKSAGLAKPATTADESAAPEVKSPELKAPEANVPEAKDPAVQVPEAKSPAKVIALPSKPVKANGATDLSGGNKSEPGKAPRGVPSVKEHLSAVLQKASDAVQKITAAPSKPEAAASAGNKSEPAGAESKAAKPATSSPSKSGGSEGSGASGTSHKDAA from the coding sequence ATGCGTGAATCGAAAACGCGGGCAATGTCGCGTGTCCTGACGACGGTGATTGCTGCCCTCGTCTTCTCGATCGTCACCGCGGTGGTGGCCTGGGCGGCCGATCCGATGACCATTACCTTTGTGCGATACGGCGAGTCCGAGGGCAATGCGTCGGGGAAGATCGACACCTCGGTTCCCGGACCCCACCTCACGGCGACGGGCCAACAGCAGGCCAAGGATGTAGCCGACAAGCTCGGCGGCGGCTTCGACGGCATCTATGCGTCGGACATGATCCGTACCCAGGAGACCGCCAAGCCCATGGAGGACAAGCTGGGGCAGAAGGCCACCGTGCTGGGCGGCCTGCGTGAGATCGGTGCGGGCATCTTCGAAGGGCAATCGGAGAAGGAAGGCATCGGCCGCATCGGATACATCGCCGCGCCCCTACTGTGGACGTTGGGTGCCCGTTTCGTGCCCGTGCCCGGAGGTGAGGACGGCAACGCGTTTGATGCCCGTGTCGATGACTCGGTGAAAACGATCTATGAGAACGGTGACCGCAACGCCGTGGTCTACTCGCATGGGGCCACCATCATGTTCTGGGTCATGATGAACGTGGACAATCCGGATCCCACCCTGCTGCTCTCCGACCCGCTGAGTAACACCTCGGTGGTGAAGGTGGAGGGCACACCCGAAGGCGGCTGGACGCTCAAGGAGTGGAATGGCAAGCCCGTCAACCAGAACCCGTCATTGCCGACCAAGCTGTTCGTAGATTTCCGCAACTTCTTCGTACAGCCGCAAACCACGGCGTACCGCATCCAGCAGGCGATCGCGACCGGCGACATCTCCAAGGTGGCCGATGAGGTTGCCAAGGGAGTGGTGGACGTCATCAGGTCCACGGTGCACTTCCCGGTGGCAGTGGCGCGTGACGTCGTCAATGAGGTGCGTGGCACATTGCCGAAGGTGCTCGATCAATCCGTCAAACCGGAGGCCGCGGTTGCCGAAAGCAAGGTGACGGAGAACAAGTCAACTGCTGTGCGCGAATCCAACGCCAACACCGAGCCCCACGAGTCGAAGCTCTCCGACACCAAGGTCGTCGAGGCGAAGAAGACCGCCACGGTGGTCGAGGCGGCAACGGAGAAGTCGGCCGGATTGGCCAAGCCCGCCACCACGGCCGATGAATCGGCTGCTCCGGAAGTAAAGTCACCCGAACTAAAGGCGCCAGAGGCGAATGTGCCGGAAGCAAAGGATCCTGCCGTTCAGGTTCCGGAGGCCAAGTCGCCGGCGAAGGTCATTGCGCTGCCCAGCAAGCCGGTCAAGGCCAACGGTGCAACGGATTTGAGCGGTGGCAACAAGTCGGAGCCGGGTAAAGCCCCGCGTGGCGTGCCGAGTGTCAAGGAACACCTCTCGGCCGTGCTTCAGAAGGCCTCTGACGCGGTTCAGAAGATCACCGCTGCACCGTCCAAACCCGAAGCTGCCGCGAGCGCCGGTAACAAGAGTGAACCGGCCGGTGCGGAGTCGAAGGCGGCCAAACCTGCGACCTCCAGCCCGTCGAAGAGCGGAGGGTCCGAGGGATCGGGAGCAAGCGGCACATCCCATAAGGACGCTGCCTAA
- the ppk2 gene encoding polyphosphate kinase 2, with protein MADQEKPNASVTVDYAAELDELASLRGGISRTKEGKDAWKQGYPYDEKLSRKEYEKTKRKLQIELLKLQLWVKERGEKICIIFEGRDAAGKGGSIKRFTEHLNPRGARVVALEKPTSVEQTQWYFQRYTAHLPSGGEIVLMDRSWYNRAGVERVMGYCTPAQVAEFLREAPEYERMLVNSGTHLVKLWFSVSRKEQLARFEARRTDPVRHWKLSPTDLASLDKWDAYTEAKEAMFFYTDTDSAPWTVVKSNDKKRARLEAMRHVLSQFDYDNKDTEVVGAPDPLIVGPASAVFEEGEKAGSR; from the coding sequence ATGGCCGATCAAGAGAAACCGAACGCTTCCGTCACGGTGGACTACGCCGCCGAGCTCGATGAACTCGCGAGCCTGCGCGGCGGGATCAGTCGCACCAAAGAGGGCAAGGATGCCTGGAAACAGGGCTACCCCTACGACGAGAAACTCAGTCGCAAGGAATACGAGAAGACCAAACGCAAGCTGCAGATTGAGCTGCTCAAGCTGCAACTGTGGGTCAAGGAACGCGGCGAGAAGATCTGCATCATCTTCGAAGGCCGAGACGCCGCCGGTAAGGGCGGATCGATCAAGAGGTTTACCGAGCACCTCAATCCCCGCGGCGCCCGCGTCGTGGCACTCGAGAAGCCGACCTCGGTAGAGCAGACACAGTGGTACTTCCAGCGCTACACCGCGCACCTGCCCAGCGGTGGGGAGATCGTGCTGATGGACCGTTCCTGGTACAACCGGGCTGGTGTCGAGCGGGTGATGGGCTACTGCACTCCCGCGCAGGTCGCCGAATTCCTGCGTGAGGCACCAGAATACGAACGCATGCTGGTGAACTCGGGGACGCACCTGGTCAAGTTGTGGTTCTCGGTGAGTCGTAAGGAACAGCTGGCCCGCTTCGAAGCGCGACGGACCGATCCCGTACGCCACTGGAAACTCTCGCCGACTGACCTTGCGTCTCTGGATAAGTGGGACGCCTACACCGAGGCCAAGGAGGCGATGTTCTTCTACACCGACACCGACAGCGCGCCCTGGACGGTGGTCAAGAGCAACGATAAGAAGCGTGCCCGGCTAGAGGCGATGCGCCACGTGCTCTCGCAGTTCGACTATGACAACAAGGACACCGAGGTCGTGGGAGCGCCGGACCCCCTGATCGTCGGTCCCGCTTCGGCCGTCTTCGAAGAAGGGGAGAAGGCCGGCTCACGCTAG
- the cobF gene encoding precorrin-6A synthase (deacetylating) produces MRRIRVIGIGAGHPEYLTVQAIAALNEVDVFFVADKGDTKGDLVELRRHICERYITEPDYRFVELPDPVRGRGEYRDAVKQWHAERAALWGKAIASELPEGGVGAFLAWGDPSLYDSTLRILDAILVGDPHAFDYDVLPGITAISALTARHRIVLNGIGEPVLITTGRRLLDEWPRAGTVVVMLDGDCAFRQLDPATQIWWGAYLGTEHELLVSGSVGEVGPRIAEIRASARAEHGWIMDTYLLRSVGE; encoded by the coding sequence ATGCGACGGATTCGCGTCATCGGGATCGGTGCCGGCCATCCCGAGTACCTGACCGTGCAGGCCATCGCGGCGCTCAACGAGGTCGATGTCTTCTTCGTCGCAGACAAGGGCGACACCAAGGGCGACCTGGTCGAGTTGCGCCGCCATATCTGCGAGCGGTACATCACCGAACCCGACTATCGCTTCGTCGAACTGCCCGATCCGGTGCGCGGTAGGGGCGAGTATCGGGATGCGGTGAAGCAATGGCATGCGGAACGGGCCGCCTTGTGGGGCAAAGCAATTGCTTCCGAGTTACCGGAGGGGGGCGTCGGTGCCTTTCTGGCCTGGGGTGATCCGTCCCTCTACGACAGCACGCTGCGCATCCTCGACGCGATCCTGGTCGGCGATCCTCACGCCTTCGATTACGACGTGCTGCCGGGCATTACCGCGATCTCCGCGCTCACCGCGCGGCATCGGATTGTGCTGAACGGTATCGGGGAACCCGTGCTCATCACGACCGGGCGCCGGTTGCTGGACGAGTGGCCACGTGCCGGAACCGTTGTGGTGATGCTCGACGGTGACTGCGCATTCCGGCAGCTGGACCCGGCAACGCAGATCTGGTGGGGTGCCTATCTGGGCACAGAGCACGAGCTGCTGGTGTCGGGGTCCGTCGGTGAAGTGGGTCCCCGGATCGCCGAGATACGTGCCTCGGCCCGGGCCGAACACGGCTGGATCATGGATACCTATCTACTGCGGAGTGTCGGCGAGTAG
- a CDS encoding AurF N-oxygenase family protein → MTSTLNNGPARTPNREEYSDRLLKGSVRRSYQPMVDLDWDAPLDPDKYFLPPKAISLYGTDIWNNMSRAEQIELSKHEMANVLSVGIWFENILNQSLLRALMHARPNSSETFYSLTEIGDETRHMTMFGKAISQAGVEPYRLPLYQRWLANALPLVLKGPMLWVAALIGEEIFDAIQREMMDDPELQPMVARLMRIHVTEEARHIQFARDGLRQRVDKLPWYARFIVRQVNGFGGPIFMYLFTNPKMYRNVGLPGYQTQRIAYRNQNFRETQQLGFAPLYNFLSGIGLMGGTSRWLWRKAKFVA, encoded by the coding sequence GTGACGTCTACCCTCAATAACGGCCCCGCTCGCACCCCTAATCGCGAGGAATACTCCGACCGGCTGCTCAAGGGCTCTGTGCGCCGCTCCTACCAGCCAATGGTGGATCTGGACTGGGATGCGCCGTTGGATCCGGACAAGTACTTCCTTCCTCCGAAGGCAATCTCTCTGTACGGCACCGACATCTGGAACAACATGTCGCGCGCTGAACAGATCGAGCTGTCCAAGCACGAGATGGCCAATGTGCTGTCGGTCGGCATCTGGTTCGAGAACATCCTCAACCAGAGCCTGCTGCGCGCTCTCATGCACGCCAGACCGAACAGCAGCGAGACCTTCTATTCGCTCACCGAGATCGGTGACGAGACCCGCCACATGACGATGTTCGGTAAGGCGATATCGCAAGCCGGGGTCGAGCCCTACCGGCTACCGCTCTACCAGCGGTGGCTGGCCAACGCCCTGCCCCTGGTCCTCAAGGGCCCGATGCTCTGGGTTGCCGCCCTGATTGGCGAGGAGATCTTCGACGCCATCCAGCGCGAGATGATGGACGATCCCGAGCTGCAGCCAATGGTCGCGCGGCTCATGCGAATTCACGTCACCGAGGAAGCTCGGCACATCCAGTTCGCCCGCGACGGCCTGCGCCAGCGTGTTGACAAACTGCCGTGGTACGCGCGTTTCATCGTCCGGCAGGTCAACGGCTTCGGTGGCCCCATCTTCATGTACCTGTTCACGAATCCGAAGATGTACCGCAATGTCGGGTTGCCCGGATATCAAACCCAGCGGATCGCGTACCGCAACCAGAACTTCCGCGAGACGCAACAGCTCGGTTTCGCACCGCTGTACAACTTCCTCAGCGGTATCGGTCTGATGGGCGGAACGTCACGCTGGTTGTGGCGCAAAGCAAAGTTCGTCGCATGA